The Dermacentor silvarum isolate Dsil-2018 chromosome 3, BIME_Dsil_1.4, whole genome shotgun sequence region GTGATGATGAAGGTAGGAACGTTGAAGGTCCCCATAAATTATAGTTAGCGCAACGTATTTTTTTCAAATGCTAATGCAGTATGTTTGTTAAGTACTAGTAGAACGTACTTGTCGTTGTCGATGCGTTATTCGTTCGAACCCATGTAATTGCTACAATCATTTTGTTAGTTTACTTCGGTCACCGGGGCAAGTGTTCAAATGTGATGTTATCTTATTATACAAAAATAGTTGGAGTTCCGGCTTGTAGCTGCTTCTTAGTGCTGTAAAAAGAATTTGAAAGAAAGCACCGGCTAATACatagcaaagaaaaaaattcttctGTCGCTTTTAGGAGATGGTTCGCTGTTAAGTAGACAAAAGGATAGCGGTGGTAGCAGCGGGCCGATCGCACTGAAAGCTTGGCGCCTAGGTTATCATTCATCTGTGCATATGGCCTAGGGAAGAATGTCGACAGCAGTGCAAAGAAGGCGAGACGTCTACATTTTAGCGGTAGCCACAACGTGTTCGATAACGGCGATAACACACCGACCACAATGGCTGTTGCTCGAGCAGTGCAGTAAGAAGCTGACAACGTGGAAAAGTGACGCGGATATTTGACCTCTGCTAAGAAGGTTCATCAAGGGCTCTTTTTTCTCTCACGCCCTACTTTTGCAATCATAATTCGCTATTGCTTCGTTAACTTCCGTCAGTCGATAAGCACGTAGGCTGCTGTGCATGTACTAGGCTAGTGTTGGAAATTTTCGGATGCCTCGGAGTCTGTAATTTGTTCACGATACAAACAACTATGAATTTGAGGTCGCCCTATTACCAAGTGGTCGACGGCGTCCGCCGCTCCGTTATCGTCCAGCCGGAGATTTTGAGGAAAGCCCTGCACTTCACGCCAGCGAAGGGGGACATCCTGCAGATGTCCTATCCGAAATGCGGGACAGCATTGGATGCAGTACCTGACGCTACTGGTTCTCAACGAAGGGCGGCCCATCAGGAGCTATCAAGAGTTTGTAAGCAGCGGCCGATCTCTCGAGTACGCCGGCGTCGAGGACTGGAAACCGTCCAATGGTGAACGGGAACTTCCGTACAGAGCGCTCATGACGCATTTGGACCCACCGACGAAGAATCGTCTCAACGTGAATGCCAAGTACGTGTACGTGGCACGCAATCCCTGGGATTGTTGCGTCTCCTTCTACCACCACGTGTCAAATCTTAGTCCGTTCCGTTTCCAAGATGGGACGTTCGACGAGTTTCTCGCCTCGTTCCTGAGAGGTGACTTCGGTTACGGTGACTACTTCGATCACCTCTTGGCTGGTTACGGCCTGAAACAAGAACCTAACGTGTTGTTCGTCACTTACGAGGAACTCAAGAGGGACGTACGCTCGGTGGTGCTTAAGCTTGCCTATTTCCTTGGCGAACGATACGGCAGATCTCTGGAAATGGATGAACACCTGCTCCGAGCGTTGCTAGAGAGGTCGACGGTGGAGCGCATGAGAAACGTGCTTGTTTTGGACTTAGCGGGAAAGGAGAATCCCGCAATGGACGGCATCTTGAAGGGTCGCGAAGTTTACGCCAATGTCGGATATCAGGGTGACCAGAAGAAGTACTCATTCGTTCGAAGCGGAGTGGTAGGCGAGTGGAGGCAGCATTTCACGAAAAGCCAGTTGCGCAATATGGAGGCTAGGATTACCGAGAAAACCAGCGGCTCGGACGTTATGGACTTGTGGAAGGACATTGTGTTGGAAACAAAGGATGTCATGCGAGATGGCGAGTAGCATAGGTCGGTGGCAGTCTGCATGAATTCAGTCGCATCGCAAGCAAGAACTCTACTTCCATAGCTGGCGGCAATGGCAAAAAACATTTACAGCTATGTCGATGTAGACTCGAGCGAGCCTAAAATTATAAAGCTGGATTACTCAAGATTGCTATACAAATAGATAATGGTATATATGAAAGAAATACCACtgcattttttccttttttttcgcagATAAACCATAAGTGGCTTTCTCTATCGCAGCTATGTTCGACAGCGAGGGATTGATCTCTCTCTTTGGTTCAAGTGCGAAACTTTTATGGTCGAATGGGTGAATATTCAGAGTTGTTGACGAAGTGTGTGTTACGTATTGTGCACTAAATAAACAAACAATAAAGCTGGAAAATATAGCGTATGGTGACTGATTTATTCACTCGCCTAAAATATAGGAGTATATAGAGTTTGGTGTTTTTGGTCGGtgttctttacagcgaagctttctattGCTAGGATCCCGGCATTGTGATTCCGGCATCCCGGTATTCGGTTATTGTTGAATAGGATTATGGTGGAATGGTCGGTGCCTATTTAATCCAGAACCCGAAGAATGTATGATTACAAGGAAATTAACAGAATACGGTAAGAACACGAGGCAGTAAATTATGAAAACAAATTACGCGATAAATTTCGATCTAGCAAGAGGCCTATAGCACAGTTTGTGACATAGGCCTACTCTAAGAAGGGTGCCTATTTACAGTATATATTTAAACGCTATGTACAATATCTAGCGAAGCAGTACCCAAGGACAAGTCCAAGTCGGGAACAAAGCTGC contains the following coding sequences:
- the LOC119444624 gene encoding sulfotransferase 1C2; its protein translation is MQYLTLLVLNEGRPIRSYQEFVSSGRSLEYAGVEDWKPSNGERELPYRALMTHLDPPTKNRLNVNAKYVYVARNPWDCCVSFYHHVSNLSPFRFQDGTFDEFLASFLRGDFGYGDYFDHLLAGYGLKQEPNVLFVTYEELKRDVRSVVLKLAYFLGERYGRSLEMDEHLLRALLERSTVERMRNVLVLDLAGKENPAMDGILKGREVYANVGYQGDQKKYSFVRSGVVGEWRQHFTKSQLRNMEARITEKTSGSDVMDLWKDIVLETKDVMRDGE